One genomic region from Salvelinus fontinalis isolate EN_2023a chromosome 18, ASM2944872v1, whole genome shotgun sequence encodes:
- the LOC129815681 gene encoding ADP-ribosylation factor-related protein 1, translated as MYTLLSGLYKYVFQKDEYCILILGLDNAGKTTFLEQTKTKFSKNYKGMNLSKITTTVGLNIGTIDVGKARLMFWDLGGQEELQSLWDKYYAESHGVIYVIDSTDEERLSESKEAFEKMISSEVLEGVPLLVLANKQDVENCMSVPDIKTAFSDCAPKIGKRDCLVQPCTALTGQGVNEGIEWMVKCVIRNIHRTPRQKDIT; from the exons ATGTACACCTTATTATCTGGTCTGTACAAATACGTGTTCCAGAAGGACGAATACTGCATCTTGATCCTAGGACTGGACAATGCAGGAAAAACG acatttctGGAACAGACTAAGACCAAGTTCAGTAAGAACTACAAGGGAATGAATTTGTCCAAAATCACCACTACAGTTGGACTAAACA TCGGCACAATCGATGTGGGCAAGGCTCGTCTAATGTTCTGGGACCTTGGTGGTCAAGAGGAGCTTCAGTCGCTGTGGGACAAA TACTATGCTGAGTCCCACGGAGTGATCTATGTGATAGATTCCACCGATGAGGAGCGCCTATCAGAATCAAAAGAGGCCTTTG AGAAAATGATCAGCAGTGAGGTTTTGGAAGGTGTGCCTCTCCTGGTGCTCGCCAACAAGCAGGATGTGGAG AACTGCATGTCTGTCCCAGACATCAAAACTGCTTTTAGTGACTGCGCTCCAAAGATTGGGAAAAGAGATTGCCTGGTGCAGCCTTGCACAGCCCTAACTGG GCAGGGGGTTAACGAAGGCATTGAGTGGATGGTGAAGTGCGTCATCAGAAACATTCACCGGACACCGAGACAGAAGGACATCACATAG